Proteins encoded by one window of Selenihalanaerobacter shriftii:
- the cobC gene encoding alpha-ribazole phosphatase, with amino-acid sequence MATEIILVRHGETLWNKESKFQGSTDTVLSPLGIEQAEKLADRFKEEELDVVYASNLQRAVKTAKAVAKHHEIVVNEEPKLQEASFGEWEGLTFDQIKEKDGKKLDAWLKDPITVRTPDGEKFEDVQERAMEALDEIRDKHQGEKVLVAAHGGTIRALLVELLGMPLSNFWRIQQDNTAVNIVKFYDDDPIVALVNCTQHLR; translated from the coding sequence ATGGCTACAGAGATTATTTTAGTTCGACATGGAGAGACTCTTTGGAATAAAGAATCAAAATTTCAGGGCTCTACTGATACAGTTTTAAGTCCATTAGGAATAGAGCAAGCAGAGAAGTTAGCAGATAGATTTAAAGAAGAAGAATTAGATGTGGTTTATGCTAGTAATTTGCAAAGAGCAGTGAAAACAGCAAAAGCAGTAGCTAAGCATCATGAAATTGTAGTTAATGAAGAGCCTAAATTGCAAGAAGCTAGTTTTGGAGAGTGGGAAGGATTAACCTTTGACCAGATTAAAGAGAAAGATGGTAAAAAGTTAGATGCTTGGTTGAAAGATCCAATAACAGTGAGAACCCCAGATGGAGAAAAATTTGAGGATGTACAAGAGCGGGCAATGGAAGCCTTAGATGAAATTAGAGATAAACATCAAGGAGAGAAGGTTTTAGTTGCTGCTCATGGAGGAACGATTCGTGCTTTATTAGTTGAACTTTTAGGAATGCCGTTAAGTAATTTTTGGCGTATTCAACAGGATAATACAGCAGTGAATATTGTTAAATTCTATGATGATGATCCAATTGTAGCATTAGTTAATTGCACCCAACATTTGAGGTAA